A single Vulcanisaeta distributa DSM 14429 DNA region contains:
- the hmgA gene encoding hydroxymethylglutaryl-CoA reductase (NADPH), with amino-acid sequence MVEEISLEDIFTKIDRGELKLHELDKLFNDSNKATEVRRRYIESRVNVKLENVSKTVIDFNTVVGRNIENTIGAAQVPIGIAGPLRVIGDYANGLYYIPLATTEGALVASVNRGAKIVTEAGGARSKVINDGMTRAPVIAVPSVIDAVELVNWVNEHFNEVKSVAESTSRHAKLVSIQPFIVGNNVWLRFKFTTGDAMGMNMVTIATDKAVKYILSNFPKARLVALSGNMCVDKKANAVNFLLGRGKTVISEAVIPRSTLEKWGVTAEDVAEVNNRKNLLGSALAHSYGFNAHFANIIAAIFIATGQDVAQVVESSMGITWMESLDNGDLYVSVTLPSLEVGTVGGGTGLPTQREMLQMLGVYGSGNPPGTNALKFAEIVAAAVLAGEVNLVLALARDELARAHEMLGRAGKRSGT; translated from the coding sequence ATGGTTGAGGAAATAAGCCTTGAGGACATATTCACAAAGATTGACAGAGGTGAATTGAAACTTCACGAGCTAGACAAGCTCTTTAATGACTCGAATAAGGCAACCGAAGTCAGGAGGAGGTATATCGAGAGTAGGGTTAATGTGAAGCTCGAGAATGTCAGTAAGACGGTCATAGACTTTAACACGGTGGTCGGTAGGAATATAGAAAACACGATAGGCGCTGCGCAGGTACCAATAGGAATTGCGGGGCCGTTGAGGGTAATTGGCGATTACGCCAACGGACTTTACTACATACCACTGGCGACCACGGAAGGCGCATTGGTGGCCTCTGTGAATAGGGGCGCTAAGATCGTCACTGAGGCAGGTGGTGCCAGGAGCAAGGTCATTAATGATGGTATGACCAGGGCTCCAGTAATTGCGGTGCCAAGTGTAATTGATGCTGTTGAGCTTGTTAATTGGGTTAATGAGCACTTCAATGAGGTTAAGAGCGTGGCTGAGTCAACCAGTAGGCATGCGAAGTTAGTGAGTATTCAACCGTTTATTGTTGGTAATAATGTTTGGCTTAGATTTAAGTTCACGACTGGAGATGCGATGGGTATGAACATGGTGACGATAGCCACCGACAAGGCCGTTAAGTACATACTTAGCAACTTCCCAAAGGCGCGCCTAGTCGCACTTAGTGGTAATATGTGTGTTGATAAGAAGGCCAACGCCGTAAACTTCCTACTCGGTAGGGGTAAGACCGTGATTAGCGAGGCCGTAATACCAAGAAGCACCCTGGAGAAGTGGGGTGTCACGGCGGAGGACGTTGCCGAGGTCAACAATAGGAAGAACCTACTTGGCTCTGCGTTGGCTCATTCATACGGCTTCAACGCCCACTTCGCTAATATAATTGCGGCGATATTCATAGCCACTGGGCAGGATGTGGCCCAGGTTGTTGAGTCTAGCATGGGTATTACCTGGATGGAATCCCTCGATAATGGAGACCTCTACGTATCAGTTACATTGCCGAGTCTCGAGGTTGGCACTGTGGGTGGTGGTACTGGGTTGCCGACGCAGAGAGAGATGCTTCAAATGCTTGGTGTTTATGGCTCTGGAAACCCGCCTGGAACCAATGCCCTGAAGTTTGCGGAGATAGTGGCAGCTGCCGTACTTGCTGGCGAGGTTAATTTAGTGCTTGCCTTGGCAAGGGATGAGTTGGCTAGGGCTCATGAAATGCTTGGTAGGGCTGGTAAGAGGAGTGGTACGTAG